The DNA region CCGCGCACCCACACCTCGCCGTCGTCGGCGATGGCCACGGTGGCGCCGGGGACCGGACGGCCGACCGTGCCCGTCTTCTGGCGTCCGGCCGGGTTGGCGGTGATCGCGGCGGAGGTCTCGGTCAGCCCGTAGCCCTCGTACAGCTGCAGGCCGATCCCGGTGAAGAAGAGGCCGACCTCGCGGTCGAGCGTCGAACCGCCGCACATCACCCCGCGGACCCGGCCGCCGAGCACCGCGCGCAGCCGCTGGTAGGCCGTCCGCTCGTAGGCCAGGTGGCGCAGCCGCAGACCGGCCCCGGGGCCGGGCCCGCGGCCGAACACGCGCTGCTCCCGGGCGGTCGCCCAGTCGACCGCCACCTGGCGGGCCTGCTCGAAGAGCTCCCCGCGCCCGGCCTCCTCGGCCGCCCGGCGCGCCTGCTGGAACACCTTGTCGAGGACGTACGGGACGACGTGCAGGAAGGTCGGGCGGAACGAGGCGAGCGCGGGCAGCAGGAAGTCGGTCGAGACCTCGGGGACGTGGCCGATCCGGAACCCGCCGCGCACCGCCGCGATCTGCACCATCCGCCCGTACACGTGTGCCAGCGGCAGGAACAGCAGGGTGGACGCCTGGCCGCCGCCGGTGTCCGCGAAGACCTCGCCCCAGCCGTCGAGCAGGGCGTCGGCCGCCGAGGCCAGGCCGGCGTGCGTGATCAGGCACCCCTTGGGGCGCCCGGTGGTGCCCGAGGTGTAGACGACGGTCGCGACGTTCTCCGCCGCGACGCCGAGCCGCTGGCGGTGGACCAGCGAGTCCGGCACGCCGCGACCGTCCTCGACGATCGAGGCGACGCAGTCCCGGTCGAGCTGCCAGATGCCGGTCAGCTCGGGTAACGCGTCGCAGACCGCGCCCACGGTCATCGCGTGGTCCTCGTTCTCGACCAGGCAGGCGACCGCCTGGGTCTCGGCGAGGATCCAGCGGACCTGCTCCGGGGCGGCGCTCGGGTAGATCGGGACGGGGATCGCGCCGATCGACCAGAGCGCGTAGTCGAACAGCGTCCACTCGTAGCGGGTGCGGGACATCAGGGCGACCCGGTCGCCGTAGCGCACGCCCCGGGTGAGCAGGCCCTTGGCGAGGGCCAGCACCTCGTCCCGGAAGGCAGCGGCGGTCACCTCCTGCCACTCGCCCGCGGGGCCGCCGCGCGCGCCGTCCGGGCGGCGGGCCAGCTGGACCAGGCCGGGCGAGCGTTCGGCGGTGTCGTACAGCGAGTCGGCCAGCCCGCCGGTGACCGGAGGTCCCTCCGGGGCGGGGGTGGTGAACTCGCGCACGATCCCCCCGATCACCCCGATCCCGCCTGTAGGTGGAGCGAAACTATCGGATTGCTCCCCGACTGCCCAGGGTTGTGACCGTGACGCGACGAGATCGGCACCGGCCCACGGGGGGAGTGCCGGGGAGGGGCGGCCGGGGCGCCCCGGCAATGCGGCGGGATACGGGATCTTGGGAACGATCCGGACACGATCCGGGCGGGTGCGGGAAGAGGACGGGTTCGACCCTCGAACGAGTGGTCAGAGCGTAGTAGGCTCTCGCAGACTTCGGGCCGGGCCTCCCCGTCCGGGTCCGTGTCGGCATCGATCCGTACCCGATCCACACTTGGTCCGTACCACTGATCGTCAGCACCCCGTTCGTCCCCGTCCCCACCCCGCTCCACCCGGCTCCCGCTCCACCCGGTATCACCCGCCCCACCCCGCTCCCGCCCAGCCCGGCTCCCAAGCCCGGAGCCCAGGCCCGGACCCCGCCCGGACACCCGTCCGGGCAACCCGCCCCCGCACCCCGTCCGCGCCTGGCACTTCCCGACCGAGGACTCCATGCGTCTGCGCAGCAGCTCGATCCGCGCGAAGATCATCGCGCTGCTCCTGGTGCCCATCGTGGCCCTCACCGCCCTCTGGGTGTACGCGACGCTCGCCACCACCGGGGACGTCTGGAGCAGGCTGGAGACCAGCAGTACGTACGAGCGGTTCGGCGCCCCGGTCGACCGGTACGCGCACGACCTCCAGACCGAGCGCCGGGCCGCCGTCCAGCGGCTGGCCGACCCCGCCTCGCGGGCCGCCCGGGACGCCTTCGAGCACGCCCAGGCCACCACCGACCGCAGCCTGACCGTGCTGCGGCAGCTGAAGGACGGCAGCGACGGCGGCCGGCTCGACGAGGCCCAGCGCGGCCGCTTCCTCCAGGTCCTCGCCGCCGCGGACCAACTCGCCCCGCTCCGCTCGCAGATCAACCGCGCCGCACTCAACTGGGAGTTCACGCTCGGCCAGTACAGCGACCTGGTCAAGCCGACCTTCGGCTTCCGGTCCGCCTTCGTCGCCCGGCAGAGCGGACAACTCCCGCGCCAGGGGACCATCCTGATCGAGCTGGTCCGGGCCCGCGAGTACCTCGCCCAGGAGGACGCGGCGATGGAGGGGCTGCGCACCTCGACCGGCCGGCCCACCGCCGAGCAGTACCAGGTGGCCCTCGACGCCCTGCACAACCAGCAGGCGCTGTTCACCGTCTACATCGCCGAACTCGACCCGGCCGACCAGGCCGACTACATCGCCCTGCGCGGCGGCGAGGCCTGGGCCGCGCTGGCCCGGGCCGAGGCCGACTTCGTCGGCGCGGGCGGCCCGGACCGGGTGGTCCAGGCGATCAACGGCGACGACTGGCGGGAGACCGCCGACCGCGCGCTGGGCGACCTCGCGGCGATCAACACCAGGCTCGCCGGCACGATCGACGACCGCGAGCACTCCTACGCCATCGGACTCCTCTGGCGCGGCGGCATCGCCGGTCTGATCGGCCTGGTCGCGGTGGTGCTGTCGGTCGTCATCTCCTACCGGATCGGCCGCGGCCTGGCCCGCGAGCTGATCGGCCTGCGGAACGCGGCCAACGAACTGGCCGGCACCCGGCTGCCCTCCGTCATGCTGCGGCTGCGCAAGGGCGAGGCCGTGGACGTCGCGGCCGAGGCGCCCGAGCTGCAGTTCGGCCCCGCCGAGATCGGCCAGGTCGGGCGGGCGATCAACGCCGTGCAGCGGGCCGCCGTCGAGGCCGCCGTCGAACAGGCCGAGCTGCGCCGCGGGGTCTCGGCGGTCTTCGTCAACCTGGCCCGCCGCAGCCAGGTGCTGCTGCACCGCCAGCTGACGCTGCTGGACACCATGGAGCGGCGCACCGAGGACCCGGCGGAGCTGGAGGACCTGTTCAAGGTCGACCACCTCACCACCCGCATGCGCCGGCACGCCGAGGGCCTGATCATCCTGGCCGGCGGCTCGCCCGGCCGGGCCTG from Kitasatospora sp. NBC_00458 includes:
- a CDS encoding AMP-dependent synthetase/ligase, which encodes MREFTTPAPEGPPVTGGLADSLYDTAERSPGLVQLARRPDGARGGPAGEWQEVTAAAFRDEVLALAKGLLTRGVRYGDRVALMSRTRYEWTLFDYALWSIGAIPVPIYPSAAPEQVRWILAETQAVACLVENEDHAMTVGAVCDALPELTGIWQLDRDCVASIVEDGRGVPDSLVHRQRLGVAAENVATVVYTSGTTGRPKGCLITHAGLASAADALLDGWGEVFADTGGGQASTLLFLPLAHVYGRMVQIAAVRGGFRIGHVPEVSTDFLLPALASFRPTFLHVVPYVLDKVFQQARRAAEEAGRGELFEQARQVAVDWATAREQRVFGRGPGPGAGLRLRHLAYERTAYQRLRAVLGGRVRGVMCGGSTLDREVGLFFTGIGLQLYEGYGLTETSAAITANPAGRQKTGTVGRPVPGATVAIADDGEVWVRGPGVFGGYLNHPRCTAESLYDGWFGTGDLGSLDADGYLTITGRKKDLIVTSSGKNLAPAALENRVQAHPLVSQCLVVGDDRPYVAALITLDPAALAHWLKSRGREQLDPWAVLSDADLHAEIQRAVAAANTAVSRAESIRAFRLLPREFGQEQGLMTPSLKLRRAAITEYYAQDIEELYVP